Proteins encoded together in one Catalinimonas alkaloidigena window:
- a CDS encoding GNAT family N-acetyltransferase: protein MLTIRRAETADFAAIWPIFYRVVGEGTTYAFAPDTSREEAQCLWMGPGLHTYVALEDERVVGTYFFKANQPGLGAHVANAGYMVDPDGNRRGVGRAMGEHSLQEAKQQGFKALQFNFVVSTNERAVRLWQALGFQIVGTVPQAFQHRTLGLVDVYIMHRFL, encoded by the coding sequence ATGTTGACAATCCGCAGGGCGGAAACCGCCGACTTTGCCGCCATCTGGCCCATCTTCTACCGGGTGGTCGGCGAAGGAACTACGTACGCTTTTGCACCGGATACCTCCCGCGAAGAAGCACAATGCCTCTGGATGGGACCGGGGCTGCATACCTACGTAGCATTAGAAGACGAGCGGGTAGTGGGAACGTACTTTTTCAAAGCCAACCAACCCGGCCTGGGAGCGCACGTTGCCAACGCCGGCTACATGGTCGATCCGGACGGCAACCGCCGGGGTGTCGGGCGAGCCATGGGCGAACACTCGCTGCAAGAAGCGAAGCAACAGGGATTTAAAGCGCTTCAGTTCAACTTTGTCGTGAGCACAAACGAACGCGCCGTTCGCCTCTGGCAAGCGTTAGGATTTCAGATTGTGGGGACGGTGCCCCAGGCATTTCAGCACCGCACGCTGGGTCTGGTCGACGTGTACATCATGCACCGTTTTCTGTAG